CCGCGGCTCGTAGCAGGCTGCTGCTTTGTGCTGTTCAGCCTACACAGGAACGAGCCGCGGCGCACCTTAACAACGATATAAGCGCCACGGCTCGTTGGGCGCGTGACGCTTATGGATTCGATGATGATTTCGATTAGGCGAGCGATTCCTTGACGTTAGGCTCTGTTAATTTGTATCCGACGTTGCGAATCGTTACAATATATTCAGGCGTACGAGCGTTCGTCTCGATCTTGTCGCGCAGGTGACTGATATGCACGTCGACGATACGGGTATCGCCGAGGAAGTGATAGTCCCATACTCCGTGCAGCAGCTGCTGACGGCTGAGCACCTTGCCTCTGTGCTTGCATAAGAACAGCAGCAGGTCGAATTCCTTCGGCGTGAGCTCGATCGTCTCGCCCTTGATCTTCACCTCGCGCTGATCCGGCTGGATCGAGATGTGACCAATCTGTACTGGAGCGTTCTCGGATGTAGAAGGGAGAATCTGAATACGACGCAGGATGGCTTGAATGCGGGAGATGAGTTCCTGTGGACTGAATGGCTTCGTCATGTAATCATCGGCTCCGTTGTCAAGTCCGGCGATCTTGTCAGACAGATCCTGCATGGCGGTGAGCATAATGATCGGCACCATGTTGTTCTGATCTCTGAGCTTACGGCACACTTGAATGCCGTCCATCTTCGGCAGCATGAGATCGAGTACGATCAGGTCGGGGCGGAAGTGCTGAATCGCGCTGAATACAGCCTCGCCATCGTATACGCAATGCACCTCGAAGCCTACTAGCTTCAGGTTGAATTCTATGAGCATCGAGATGGAAGGTTCATCATCAACGACAAGAATTTTCTTCTTCAACATGATTGAATTTCTCCTTTACTGTCGATTGCATGTGAATCAGTAACATCGTTACAGCTTCGTTACAGCCTCACCAGATATGCTCATTATCTCAATGCACCGTCAACCTTGTATTAAGAATAGGTAAAGCGAGTGTTAAAATTGGAGTGACATGTAATGGCGTTTCACATTGTGCTGGTAGAACCCGAAATTCCGGCGAATACGGGGAATATTGCAAGAACGTGCGCAGCGACAGGTACCTGGCTGCATCTGGTACGGCCACTCGGCTTCGACACCGACGACCGAACGCTGAAGCGGGCGGGTCTTGATTATTGGCATTCCGTGAAGCTGGAGTACCATGATTCGTGGCACGAGCTCAAGGAGAAGTACGCATCTTCACGATTTTTCCTTGCGACGACGAAGGCGACGAAGCTATACACGGACATCGAATTCCAGGACGAAGATTTCCTCGTGTTCGGCAAGGAGACGAGAGGTCTCGATCCGTCGATCTTAGCTGAGCATCCGGATTCATTGATTCGCATGCCGATGACCGATACGGTTCGTTCCTTGAACCTGTCGAATTCGGCCGCTATTATCCTCTATGAAGGCTTGAGGCAGAATAGGTTTCCAGGATTATCCTAGCTGTCATGTTAGGGTCTGAAGGGCCATACAATTGGAGTAAGGCGGGGCAGGAATTTACACTTTGATGTCGAAATATCTAAGGTGGCAACTAAAGAACAGGATTGAAATGAGGTGTATGATGATGAAACCGGCAGGTGTTGTCCGCAAGGTGGATCAGCTTGGACGTATCGTGCTTCCAAAGTCGCTGCGCAAAAGGTACCAAATGAACGAGGGGGACCCGGTCGAAATATTGGTCAGCGGCGATCATATTATTCTGGAGCGATATCGGCCACGGTGTGTGTTCTGCGGATCGATGGAGCAGGTGAGCGATTTCAAGGAACGGCACATATGCGGCGAGTGCTTGAGAGAGATGTATGGTCTTAGGCAGAAGGACGCCTAGGAGGAGCATGAGCGGGGGAAGTGCTGCGCTTATGAGCTCAATGGAATGATGCTCTTCGCTTCGAGAACGAAAGAGATGGACTTAGAGGGCTCCACGGCATGCCGCCGTCGGAGCCCTCTCTCGTGATCAGGTCGGTGTATCGCGTGCCAGCTTGCGCCGTCTACGCAGCCACTTGCTCTGCTCCTTCCCTGCGCCGAGCAGCCGGTACGCCTCGATCAAGAGGTCGATCACCTGCAGCTCATTGACGCCGCTGTGCGGCTGCACGTTAAGCAAGAACTCGATAGCGGTGTGCGGCTTGCGCTGGGATAAGAGCTGTCTGGCCGCCCAGATCGCCAGCTTCTCCCATTGCATCTCCAGCCTGTCCTTGATGGACAAGGCATGGGGATCGTAGAAGCCCGACAAGATCGGACCGGTGAACTTGTCCAGCAGTAGCCGGCACAGGAATAGCTTGCTGACAGGCTCGGACAGCTCACTGGCTGTATGAAGCAGCTTCTGTAGCTCCAGCAGATCGAATGCGAGCTCGCCGTGGAGGTGCACATGAGAACGGTCGATGGTGATCGCCTTCTCTTGGTGCTGACCGCGGTCCAGCAGCTTGCTAATATGGTTCAGGTATACGCGCAGGTTACGCAGTGCGCTATGGTAGCTCTTCTCCGGAAACAGGTCGGTACATAGCTGCTCCCGGGATACGTTCCGGTGGAAGGCGAGGTAGAGCAGAATGTTCTTGGCATAGCGGCTATGCCAGCCGTCAGGCATTGCAGCTCCATCTGTCCAGCTGACATCGAATTCGCCGATACACTGGATCCGAAGGGCGGGCTTCGCTTGCTCTAGCATTGATTGCTCGGCTAACAGCTCTCGCATGTGCTCATGGATTAATGAGTCCACGATCGTCGGCGAGACGGACGTCTGTTGCTGGAGGAAGCGATGGAGCCAATCGAACGTGCAGGACGGATCATCGACGAACATGAGGTTCGCCGCCTCCGGTACGATGAGGAAGCCGCTCGTATTCCAATAGACATGCACGAGCCCCGCGAGCGCCGGAGTGAACAGCTGATCCTTCTCTCCGGACAACAACAGCGTCTCGATCGAGGCGAGCAGCGGACTAGGCTGCTGTTGAAGCCATACGGCGATCGTGTTCAAGGCTTGGCGATACGTAAGGTCACTTACACGGCTGAGAGCCTGCGTGACTTGCTGCTGCAGACGCGCCTGCTGCTGTCCATGTACAGTAAGGCTGATCGACTGATCGAGCATCAGCTTCCACTTGTCGAGGTGACTGAATATGGCGGCTGGGTCCTGATTGTAGCCGTGACGCAATAGGAATGGGAACGAGAACAACGGTGATAGGTAGACGATACGCTGTACGTAGCTCGGGTAATGCTGTGCATACGCTCTGGCGACGAGTGAGCCGAACTGATGTCCGATCAAGACGACGGAACGAAGCTCAAGATGAGTGATAAGTGCATGCAGGTCCTGGATTAAGCGATCAGGCTTAAGAGAATCGGGAGATTCCTCGCTGAGTCCGTGACCCGGCAGATCGTAGGCTACGACGGAGTAATGAGGCAGCAGCAACGGGAGTAGACGCTCCCAGATCGACGAGGATAGGCCCATGCCGTGAATGAGCACGAGAGCAGGCTTGTCCGTGGCGGGTGTAGTAGAGGAGGCTAGGTTATATGTAAAGTTCATTCCATAACTGCAAGTGAACGGCTGCATGATGTCATCCCTCTGGGTCTATAATCTTACAATTGGAACAAATAGTTTAATTTCTAAATTTATCTTAATACAAATATAGGGTAGTGTCACTAGAAATGGATGGTAGTGTAACCTTCGTGTAACGATAAATATGGTAATCTAGGTACAACATCCTATTTGTCGGATAAAATTATATTATTGACCAAGGGAAGGTGACAGCGCGCCATGGAGAGGACAGTTGAGATCGAGGTCATCCTACTTCAATTGGGGTTAAGCATTGAGCAGGGGAGGAAGCAGATTAGCGGTTCTGCACCTCTGCATAAAGAGTCAGTCAGTCTCGAGACGCAGACTGATGCACGATTAACGAAAAAAGCGGTCTCGTCCATTCCCCTTGAAGCCCGTACATCGTAGGGCCGTGGCGATGGCGAGTCCGCTTCATATAACGAAAGAGCCGTGCTTACAGCCCCTTCGTCTTATCCTCATTGTAAGCTGCAGTAAGCATCGCAACGATGAAAAGTAGAAATACGACAATCACTAACCAAAATGTAGCAGACATCCTGAGCACCCCCCAGCCATTATTATAACCAACCAATAACGAAAAGAAAACGGATAATGTGTGAACAATTGCTACTTGAAAAACAAAAAATGAGTCGGCATCGGTCTCAGACGTCCGCCGGCATCTGAAGGCTTGTTGATCACCTGTCCGTCGAAAATGAGACTCGATGAGCCTCCACCATCCAGATTATACGCGTCCTTGACGCCGAGCGCCAGCAGCTTGTCCTGAAGCTCGGCCAGCGTCGCTCCGGAATGTCCGCGCTCGTCGTACCCATCCGTTACGAGGAACACTAGCTGGTCGTTCTTCAGGCTGCCGACGACGGTCCTCGGTGCTCTCGCCGGAGACGTCTGCCATTGCGTAGGAATCGTCTGCTTCTGCCCGCCCTGCAGCAGCACCGGTACGAACGTCGCGCCGAACATCGGGTTCAGCTTGTCAAGCTGCTGCTGGGTGGAGAACATGCCGCCGATCAGCTTGCGGTCCTTGCTCAACCCGATGAAGGTCAAATCATTAAACGTAGGCTCGAAGCCGTATACGTACTTGCCCTCATAGACGGTCGTGCTGAGCGGATAGCGCTTGCCTGTACGCTTGTCGTCGGCGAAGCCGCCAGCGTTAACACCAGCGATCGCCCCGTAGCGGCGCGCCGCCTGCTGGGTTGTCTCGCTGCCGCCGACCTTGTCGTTGCCAAGCGTCATGCGCATCCCCTTATCCGACTTCACGGTAACCTTCAGCGCATGGCCGGCATATCGAGCCTCGCTGAACGAATATAGCTTCAGATCGATGTTGTCGGATGACGTGCTGCGCAGCTGCTTGCCGCCGAGTCTTGAGATGAACCGTGAGTCGAAGATGGCGGAAGGCCGCGTAGCGGCATCTGCTGCAAGCTGTGACAGCCGTGCCGCTTCATTGGCGCTCGCTGCGTACAGCTCATAGTACTTCTGAATCGTGGCACGAGTCGAGACTGCATCCTGATTCGCACGGTCGAGACCATCGAGCGCACGCTGTACCGTGCTCGCGAGCTGCAGCTCAGCCTTCGGCCCTGTTGCAGGCGGTGTAATCGTCACGCTCGGCGGGGCGAAGGCCAGGAAGCCGATCAGCCCGAGGAACGGAGCGGCGGCTAGCAGCATGAGCCGATTCAGCTGCTGGAAGCCATTCATGCTTGCTTCACCTCCTCATGAAGTTCGCTTCGTTCTATAGATTATTGCAGCGCATCGAGCTGCTTCTTCAGCTCTTCGAGCTTCTTCGTCACTTCCGCCAGCTGGGTATATAGCTGGTTGCTGTTGTCAGTCTTGCTGCTGGCGCTGTCCTTCGTGAACGCCAGCAGCTCATTCACGGAGTCAATCTTCGACTGCAGCTGCTTCATATCGTCTTGGATCGAAGCTCTCAGCTCCGTAATCTGCTTCTGATAGTCCTCCTGAATAGCAGCAAGCTGCAGCTCCGTCTGGGCCGCGATGTCGGCCTTCAGCTGCTGCTGAAGCTGATCGCTGTATAGCTTTGCCCCATAGATGCCTCCTCCGACGAGGAGAGACCAGACGAGCACGAGCAGCACGTACGTCCGTACTTGCTTCGGCTTGCCGGCTTTGCCGGTCCTGACCTGCTGCCCCCCAGTATCGGGATCTGTTCCTATGCCGGATCTGCTGCCGCGAACAGGCAGCTGCGTCGAATTCGTCTCTAGCTCCGTATTCATGCTTCCCGCCCCTTCCTGTATTCGTTCGGGGTGACACCTGTCGTCTTCTTGAACACCTTGCTGAAATATTTCTCATCCTCGTACCCGACCATCGAAGCGATCTGTGCGATCCGCAGGTGCGGATTCAGCAGCAGCAGCTTCGCCTTATCCATCCGGATGCGGCTCAAGTAATCCGACAGGTTCTCTCCGAATTCCTGCTTGAACTTGCGCGATATATATTCCCGGCTGAGGTAGAAGTGGTTCGCGATCTCCTGCAGCGAGATGTCCTCGTGATAATGGTTGCTGATATACTTCGCGATCTCGAACATGACGTTGCTGTCCTGCTGCTGCAGCTTCAGCATCTGCTTCGACAGCTCGGACAAGCTGCGCGTCAGCTGCTGCTCCCACAGATCAAGGGCGAGCCGCCCTTCGTTATCCGTCGGCACCTGGAACTCGGCTTCCTCACGCGGCTGGACGAGCTGCTGCTGATCGCCGAACCATTCGACGATCCAGCGGCTCTTGTACGCCTTGTACTGGTGCCACCACAGCTCCAGCTGCTCCAGATCAATAGAGCCGAGCTTGCGGACAGCAGCCATCCATTCGCTGACGGCCTTGCTGATCTGCTCCTCGCTGCCGCTGCGAACCGCAAGACGGATCATCTCGGCGTAGCCGTCGATTGACAGGGAGGTCGGCAGTGTACCGGGCTCCTCCGGCTGATAGACGTGAATGCGCTTCTGCTTCTCGAGCAGGTTGCGACGGCGCAGCGCTTGCTTCGCTTCGGCGTAGGCGTTCTTCAGGCCGTCCGGATAGGCGAGCGTGCCGCTCACGCCGATGTCCAGAGAGCTCTGGAACGTGCTCTTAATACACTGCTGCACCGTCTGCAGCAGCTGGTCCGAGCGGCCGAGCTCACGCACGAGCAGCAGGACGATCTCGTTGTCGCTGTTCCAGTAGCGGAAGGCAATGCCCAGCCTTGCAGGCTGCTGCTCGGTCAGCACCTCGTTGCACACATTCATCAGCGAGAAGTAGACGAGATCCCACTGCGACCAGAATCGGTCCTTCAGCTTGCCGTTGATCGTGTCGAGGCTGAGCACAGCCAGACGGCATTCCGTGATGGACGGATCGAAGCCGTACTCGTCGACGATTTCCTTCGCGTGCTTGTCATAGCCGGCCGGCTCGCTGACGAGATTGGACCAGATTGTGTCCCAATAGACGGGACGCAGCTGGTTCACCTCCATCTCGCGCGCCTGCTGCAGGAGGCGCTCCTCCTGCTCCTGCTTCAGCTCGAAGACGGCCTTCTGCACCGTCTCCTTCAGCTGCTGGGCGTCGATCGGCTTCAGTATATAGTCAGCGCCGCCATGCTTCATCGTGTGCCGCACAAGCTCGAAGTCATCGTGTCCGCTGATGACGATTGTCTTGGCGTCAGGCGCTATTTTACGAACCGAGACGAGGAGCTCCTTGCCGTCCATCAGTGGCATCATCATATCGGTGAAGATGAGCTGTGCCGTCTGTTCCTGGAGCAGCTCGACGGCCTCGGCGCCGTCCTGAGCCTCCATGACTGTATGGATGCCGAGCTCCTTCCACGGCACGAGCAGCTTGATCGCCTCGCGTACATGCTTCTCGTCATCGACGATTAATGCTATCATCCTATTCTTCCTCCTCTAGCTGTAGCTGCAATGGAATCGTGATCGTCACCTGGAAGCCGCCCTCAGGCGGTACCTCGATGTGCATGCGCGTGCGAGCATCCTTGCTGCGGCCGCTGCCGTCATAGAGCATGAGCCGCGCGAGCACGTTGCGCAGTCCGATGCTGTCCGATGCAGCGGTGCCACCGCCTCCTCCGGCAGTGGGCTCCAGCGGCAGCCGAAGTGACTGCTGGAGCGACTCGAGCTGATCGGCATTCAGTCCCTTCCCGTTATCCCGCACCGTCAGCTGCAAACAGCCCTCCGCGTTGATGAAGCCGCCAATATAGAGGCGACCTGCTTGCGTGCGAGGCTCGAACCCATGCTTGAAGTAGTTCTCCACGAGAGGCTGGAGCAGCATCTTCGGCACGCGGACCGATTCGGCCTCCTCGGATACGTCGATGGTGACCGTCAGCTCGTCCTCGAACCGCTGCAGCTGCAGATCGAGATACGCCCGCACGTGCTCCACCTCGCGCTTCAGCATGACGCTCGTCTCGTCGTTGTTCATGCTGTAGCGCATAATTTTGGCCAGGGAGGAGAGGAGGGTGTACACCTTGGTCGTCTCCTGCTGCAGCGCGAGCGTCCCGATTGATTGCAGCGCGTTGTATAGAAAATGCGGATTGATCTGCGCCTGAAGCGCCTTCAGCTGGTTCGTCTTATTGGCAAGCTCCAGCTTGTACTCCTTATGAATGAGCTCGTCGATCCGCTGCATCATCGTGCGGAACCGCTGAGCAAGTATGCCGAACTCGTCCTTGCTCGTGACATGAATATCGACCTGCATGTTGCCGGTCTGGACGATACCGATGTAGCCGATCAGCTTCTTGATCGGTGCCGTGAACCGGAACGAGACATACAGCGTGCCGAGGATGACGACGATCATGAAGACGATCAGAATGACCGTATTCGCGTACGTCAGCTCCGCAGCGTGAGCGTATAGCAGCTCGCTGGGGATACGCTTGACGATCGTCCAATTGGCGTAAGGCATACGTATATGCTCGTAGATCTGAATGCCCTTGAACGCGTCATCGCTCCATTCACCGCTGCCGCTGCTCGTCCAGTCTGCTGTCGCCAGCACCTGAGTGACCCAAGGGGCGGCAATGGCAGCGCCGATCAGCTGCGGCTTCGAGCTGAAGATGATGCTGCCGGACTCGTCGAGCACGTACAGCTCCTCGCCTGTCGCATATAGCTGACTGCATATCTCGCGTATATAGTCGAGCCGCACGTCGATGGACAGCGTTCCGAGATCCTTCAGCGTCAGCGCGTTCGAGATCGAGCGGTGCAGCGTGAATACATCGGCGACCGGCAGGGGATTAATAGAAAATAGCTCATACGTATGGCTGACATGCGTCGGCTCGATGCGAATATTGCTATGCTGAATCGCAGGTACATATTTAGACTGACCGGTCTCGTTCAGGTTGACGTTCCCGCGTGTATACAAGTACGCCTTGTCTGTCGTGCTCAAGTACAGGTACACCTGATGAATATCTCGCACCGCATTGTGCACGCTGATGAGACCGCGAATCACCTCGTTGCGGCTGCCGTAGCCAGGCGCTCCATTCTCAATGACGCTGTAGAAGCTCGGGTCGTTATAGACGAACGTTGACGCTTGCTTGATGCTCTCCAGATAGTTAACCATATTGGTCTTGCCTTGATAAATCAAGCGGGAATTGGTCTGTATCGTATCCTCGATGACCTGTCGCTCCGTGACGAAATACGTCATGACGATCGATGTCGAAATGGGCAGAATGGTGGCGGCAAGCAAAAATAAAATGAGCTTGTTGCGAATGCTGTTACGGATCATACGCTTGTCCTCCTAACGGCGCCAGCACCCTTAATTGTAACAATAAAGATCAATAAATTCCACCTGTTACGTCAAGAGAGTAAGTGTTAATTACATCCGTCGAATTTTATACTTACCGTATACTTTACAAGCAGATTGTAAAATTTATAAAAAAAGGGGAGGATCCCATGAAAGCAACCCAGCGGTGGTCTGGCTTCATGCAGCAGCTTGTATTCGTCGGACCGGCTTTCGTTTTTTTCAGCATTATAGTGGCAGTCCCATTCCTCATGAGCATGTACTACTCGTTCACAGAGTGGAACGGGGTCACCTCCAACGTGAAGTGGGTCGGATTCGATAACTTCGTCCACATTCTGACGAATGATAAGGACTTCCACAAGTCATTCTGGTTCACGACAAGATTCACCGTTACGGAAGTGATTCTGGCGAATGTTGTCGGCTTCTTGCTGGCGCTCTTGCTGTCGCAGGCGTTGAAGTCGCGGAACGTGCTTCGCAC
Above is a genomic segment from Paenibacillus sp. YYML68 containing:
- a CDS encoding alpha/beta hydrolase, with the translated sequence MNFTYNLASSTTPATDKPALVLIHGMGLSSSIWERLLPLLLPHYSVVAYDLPGHGLSEESPDSLKPDRLIQDLHALITHLELRSVVLIGHQFGSLVARAYAQHYPSYVQRIVYLSPLFSFPFLLRHGYNQDPAAIFSHLDKWKLMLDQSISLTVHGQQQARLQQQVTQALSRVSDLTYRQALNTIAVWLQQQPSPLLASIETLLLSGEKDQLFTPALAGLVHVYWNTSGFLIVPEAANLMFVDDPSCTFDWLHRFLQQQTSVSPTIVDSLIHEHMRELLAEQSMLEQAKPALRIQCIGEFDVSWTDGAAMPDGWHSRYAKNILLYLAFHRNVSREQLCTDLFPEKSYHSALRNLRVYLNHISKLLDRGQHQEKAITIDRSHVHLHGELAFDLLELQKLLHTASELSEPVSKLFLCRLLLDKFTGPILSGFYDPHALSIKDRLEMQWEKLAIWAARQLLSQRKPHTAIEFLLNVQPHSGVNELQVIDLLIEAYRLLGAGKEQSKWLRRRRKLARDTPT
- a CDS encoding AbrB/MazE/SpoVT family DNA-binding domain-containing protein, giving the protein MKPAGVVRKVDQLGRIVLPKSLRKRYQMNEGDPVEILVSGDHIILERYRPRCVFCGSMEQVSDFKERHICGECLREMYGLRQKDA
- the trmL gene encoding tRNA (uridine(34)/cytosine(34)/5-carboxymethylaminomethyluridine(34)-2'-O)-methyltransferase TrmL, whose product is MAFHIVLVEPEIPANTGNIARTCAATGTWLHLVRPLGFDTDDRTLKRAGLDYWHSVKLEYHDSWHELKEKYASSRFFLATTKATKLYTDIEFQDEDFLVFGKETRGLDPSILAEHPDSLIRMPMTDTVRSLNLSNSAAIILYEGLRQNRFPGLS
- a CDS encoding phosphodiester glycosidase family protein, which gives rise to MNGFQQLNRLMLLAAAPFLGLIGFLAFAPPSVTITPPATGPKAELQLASTVQRALDGLDRANQDAVSTRATIQKYYELYAASANEAARLSQLAADAATRPSAIFDSRFISRLGGKQLRSTSSDNIDLKLYSFSEARYAGHALKVTVKSDKGMRMTLGNDKVGGSETTQQAARRYGAIAGVNAGGFADDKRTGKRYPLSTTVYEGKYVYGFEPTFNDLTFIGLSKDRKLIGGMFSTQQQLDKLNPMFGATFVPVLLQGGQKQTIPTQWQTSPARAPRTVVGSLKNDQLVFLVTDGYDERGHSGATLAELQDKLLALGVKDAYNLDGGGSSSLIFDGQVINKPSDAGGRLRPMPTHFLFFK
- a CDS encoding sensor histidine kinase, producing the protein MIRNSIRNKLILFLLAATILPISTSIVMTYFVTERQVIEDTIQTNSRLIYQGKTNMVNYLESIKQASTFVYNDPSFYSVIENGAPGYGSRNEVIRGLISVHNAVRDIHQVYLYLSTTDKAYLYTRGNVNLNETGQSKYVPAIQHSNIRIEPTHVSHTYELFSINPLPVADVFTLHRSISNALTLKDLGTLSIDVRLDYIREICSQLYATGEELYVLDESGSIIFSSKPQLIGAAIAAPWVTQVLATADWTSSGSGEWSDDAFKGIQIYEHIRMPYANWTIVKRIPSELLYAHAAELTYANTVILIVFMIVVILGTLYVSFRFTAPIKKLIGYIGIVQTGNMQVDIHVTSKDEFGILAQRFRTMMQRIDELIHKEYKLELANKTNQLKALQAQINPHFLYNALQSIGTLALQQETTKVYTLLSSLAKIMRYSMNNDETSVMLKREVEHVRAYLDLQLQRFEDELTVTIDVSEEAESVRVPKMLLQPLVENYFKHGFEPRTQAGRLYIGGFINAEGCLQLTVRDNGKGLNADQLESLQQSLRLPLEPTAGGGGGTAASDSIGLRNVLARLMLYDGSGRSKDARTRMHIEVPPEGGFQVTITIPLQLQLEEEE
- a CDS encoding response regulator transcription factor, yielding MLKKKILVVDDEPSISMLIEFNLKLVGFEVHCVYDGEAVFSAIQHFRPDLIVLDLMLPKMDGIQVCRKLRDQNNMVPIIMLTAMQDLSDKIAGLDNGADDYMTKPFSPQELISRIQAILRRIQILPSTSENAPVQIGHISIQPDQREVKIKGETIELTPKEFDLLLFLCKHRGKVLSRQQLLHGVWDYHFLGDTRIVDVHISHLRDKIETNARTPEYIVTIRNVGYKLTEPNVKESLA
- a CDS encoding response regulator; protein product: MIALIVDDEKHVREAIKLLVPWKELGIHTVMEAQDGAEAVELLQEQTAQLIFTDMMMPLMDGKELLVSVRKIAPDAKTIVISGHDDFELVRHTMKHGGADYILKPIDAQQLKETVQKAVFELKQEQEERLLQQAREMEVNQLRPVYWDTIWSNLVSEPAGYDKHAKEIVDEYGFDPSITECRLAVLSLDTINGKLKDRFWSQWDLVYFSLMNVCNEVLTEQQPARLGIAFRYWNSDNEIVLLLVRELGRSDQLLQTVQQCIKSTFQSSLDIGVSGTLAYPDGLKNAYAEAKQALRRRNLLEKQKRIHVYQPEEPGTLPTSLSIDGYAEMIRLAVRSGSEEQISKAVSEWMAAVRKLGSIDLEQLELWWHQYKAYKSRWIVEWFGDQQQLVQPREEAEFQVPTDNEGRLALDLWEQQLTRSLSELSKQMLKLQQQDSNVMFEIAKYISNHYHEDISLQEIANHFYLSREYISRKFKQEFGENLSDYLSRIRMDKAKLLLLNPHLRIAQIASMVGYEDEKYFSKVFKKTTGVTPNEYRKGREA